One window of Papaver somniferum cultivar HN1 chromosome 9, ASM357369v1, whole genome shotgun sequence genomic DNA carries:
- the LOC113311765 gene encoding uncharacterized protein LOC113311765 yields the protein MLEKTFTTFHASNVLLQQQYRERKFTEYSELISCLLIAEQNNELLLRNHEARHVGSAAVPEAHAATHFRRGNNHGNKGKHGNRKGNQRGGHKNERGKGVRYQPYQRPLKIAEPKQEKGKSSSSQTPQKSVCYRCGLTDHWQRTCRTPKHFVRLYQASLKRPAEDIETNLIEASAPSTRDTHLDVSDYLVDLESGEPSQFSFDEL from the coding sequence ATGTTAGAGAAAACATTTACAACTTTTCATGCCTCGAATGTGCTCCTGCAGCAGCAGTATCGAGAAcgtaaatttacagaatattccgAGCTAATTTCCTGTTTGTTGATTGCAGAGCAGAATAATGAGCTTTTGTTAAGAAACCATGAAGCTCGTCATGTTGGTTCCGCAGCGGTTCCTGAAGCACACGCTGCTACGCATTTTAGACGAGGAAATAATCATGGTAACAAAGGCAAACATGGAAATCGTAAAGGAAACCAACGTGGGGGCCACAAAAATGAACGAGGAAAGGGTGTCCGTTACCAGCCGTACCAACGGCCGCTAAAAATTGCGGAACCGAAGCAAGAAAAGGGAAAGAGTTCTTCTAGTCAAACCCCTCAGAAAAGTGTTTGCTATCGGTGTGGCTTAACTGATCACTGGCAGCGTACCTGTCGTACGCCAAAACATTTTGTTAGGCTCTATCAGGCGTCCCTGAAGCGACCTGCCGAAGACATAGAAACAAATTTAATTGAAGCCAGTGCCCCCAGTACCAGGGATACCCACTTGGATGTATCTGATTATCTCGTCGACCTTGAAAGTGGCGAGCCTAGTCAGTTTTCTTTCGATGAGCTGTAG